A stretch of Lathyrus oleraceus cultivar Zhongwan6 chromosome 6, CAAS_Psat_ZW6_1.0, whole genome shotgun sequence DNA encodes these proteins:
- the LOC127093873 gene encoding uncharacterized protein LOC127093873, with amino-acid sequence MTLIIRCVDVSTSPTQIKEFFVEFLKVYDTTSQILFEELQNVLETLGLDINNVRGQGYDNESNIKVLQRIYTVFSHLTKFWKVLRDNVKDVREALLQLAEQDNNSKIKSEVESLATHGIYLKKYRESEFINVKVSTEKIKNEMEMECEFIQKRQIRIKQHYDENSSQPTQLNLESAEESFRNHYFCVSIERFGSLSDRDLKEKSSDQEEEEKKEEEDVSL; translated from the exons ATGACTCTCATTATACGTTGTGTGGATGTTTCTACAAGTCCAACACAAATTAAAGAgttttttgtagaatttttgaaAGTCTATGACACAACAAGTCAAATATTGTTTGAGGAATTACAAAATGTATTGGAAACTCTTGGTCTAGATATTAATAATGTGAGAGGACAAGGATATGATAATGAATCAAACATAAAAG TGTTACAACGTATTTACACTGTATTTTCTCATTTGACAAAATTTTGGAAAGTTCTTAGAGATAATGTGAAAG ATGTAAGAGAAGCACTACTTCAACTAGCTGAACAAGATAATAATTCCAAAATTAAGAGTGAAGTTGAATCTTTAGCAACTCATGGAATT tatttgaaaaaatatagaGAATCTGAATTTATAAATGTTAAGGTTAGTACTGAAAAAATTAAGAACGAAATGGAGATGGAATGTGAGTTTATTCAAAAACGTCAAATTCGTATAAAACAACACTATGATGAAAATTCATCTCAACCCACACAACTGAATCTTGAGTCTGCTGAAGAGTCTTTTCGAAATCACT atttttGTGTTAGTATTGAAAGGTTTGGATCATTATCTGATAGGGACTTGAAA GAAAAAAGTTCGgatcaagaagaagaagaaaaaaaagaagaagaagatgtCTCTTTATAA